CGGCTGCTGCCCAACGGCGTGCTCGGCATCGCGGTGACCGGCCTGCTGGCCGCGTTCATGGCCGGCATGGCGGCCAACGTGTCGTCCTTCAACACGGTCTTCACCACCGACATCTGGGCGAAGTACGTGGTCCGCGACCGCGAGGACGCCTACTACGTGCGGTTCGGGCGGCTGATCACCGCGATCGGCGTGCTCGCCTCGATCGGCACGGCGTTCCTCGCCTCGTCGTTCTCGAACATCATGAGCTACCTCCAGACGCTCTTCTCCTTCTTCAACGTGCCGATGTTCGTCGTCTTCATCATCGGCATGTTCTGGAAGCGGGCGTCGATGAAGTCCGGCTTCTGGGGCCTGGTCGCGGGCACCACCGCCGCGATGGTGAACTACTTCGTCCTCTACAAGCAGGACATCGTCGACATCCCCTCCGACCAGGGCGCCAACTTCGTCTCCGCGATCGCCGGATTCGTCGCCGGCGCGGTCGTCATGGTCGCGGTCTCCCTGTTCACCAAGCCCAAGCCCGCGGAGGAGCTGCAGGGGCTGGTCTACGGCACCCGCTCCCCCGGCATGTCCGAGCCGCCCGCCGAGGGCGACGACGCCTGGTACCGCAAGCCGGCGCTGCTCGGCTGGGGCGCCATCATCCTGGCCGCCCTCTGCTACATCCCGTTCTCGTTCTGACGCGGGAGGATGGAAAGACCATGTCCGAACACCCCGAACACCCCGCGCGCCACTTCAGCGAGCAGGACGTCCAGCGGGAGGTCACCGAGCTGGAGGGCAAGTCCGCGACGGCCGCCCGGCTCTTCGACATCCGCCGCATCATCGGCGGCCTCTTCGTGATCTACGGCATCATCGTCACGATCGCCGGGCTGACGGACGACGACGCCGCGATCGACAAGGCCCAGGACGTCAACATCAACCTGTGGACCGGCCTGGGCATGCTCGCCCTCGGCCTGTTCTTCCTGGCCTGGCTCAAGCTCCGCCCGACGGCTCCGCCGCCGCCTGACGCGGTCCCGGAGGAGCGTCCCGGGGAGCGGTGACCTCCGCGGCACGTGTCACGGGGCCGGGGCCGTTCACGGCTCCGGCCCCGCCTGCGTGCCCGGGCCGGCGCCATGCTGCCGCTGTGGGGTGCTCGGTCCAGCGACCCCCGGACGTCGGGGTGCCGTGGAGCGGGCCCACGAATGGTGCTTCTCCGCGTCCTGGCGAAGGCTCAGGAGTCGAGGTCCCTCGGCCGCTGTTCCCGCACGGGTCCCGCGCGGTCCAGCAGGCCGGTGCGGGCCGCCAGGGCCGCGGCTTCCAGGCGGGAGCCGACGCCCAGCTTCATCAGAACCCGCTGGACGTGGGTGCGGGCCGTGGAGGCGGCGATGCCCATGCCCGCCGCGATGAGGCGGGTGTCCTCGCCGTCGGCGACCCGGACCAGCACCTCGATCTCGCGCGGGGTGAGCATCTCCAGCAGACGCTGCCCCTCGTCGTCGGGCTGGGCGGCCGGGTGGAGCAGTTCCCCGAAGGCGTCCTGGAGCAGGGCCGGGGCGACGGCCGCCTCACCGGCCCTGGCCTTCATGATGGCCCGCTCGACGCCCTCTATCCGCTCGTCGTGGCGGACGTAGCCGGAGGCCCCCGCCGCGAACGCCGCCGCGATGCCGCGCGGGGACGGCACCGGCCCCAGTACCAGCACCGCCACCTGCGGGCGCTCCCGCTTGATCCGCGCCACCGGGTCGAAGGCACCCGGCTGGGCCGGCTGGGCCGTGCCCAGCAGGCACACCTCGGGCGCCCTCGCGATCACCAGTTCCGCCGCCCCCGCGGCGGGCGCCGCCGCGGCCAGTACCCGGTGCCCGCGCAGCTTCAGCGCCGAGGCCAGTGCCTCGGCGAGCAGACGGTGGTCGTCGACCACCATGAGCCGCACTCCCATCGGGCAACCCCCCAGTCCCCCTCGGTGGACGCCTCCCCGGCCGCCCACGAGATCACTCGGACGAACTCCGCGACTTCCGGCGTCGGGCCCCCCGGCTTCCCCGCCCTTTTCATGCCCCCGGAAGCTACACGCTTGTTCGACGTCGCGCCGCCCCCTCCTGTCGAGAAGTGCCCCGGAACGCCGAAATTCCGCTCATTCGAGGGTGTTGGCGGGGTTGGGAGTTACGCGTACGGCCCCGTCCCCGGGCGGGGACGGGGCCGTGCGCTCCGGCGCGTGCGCCGGGACGGTCGGTCGCCGGATCAGCCGGTCGCGCCGAACGCGATCGCCAGGTACTCGTCGCCGTAGGACGACGAGCTGGCGAAGGTCTCGGACATGAACAGCCGGCCCTGGGAGTACAGCAGCTCCGCGTAGGACGGCAGCATGCTGGTCTCCACGCCGCGGACCGTCTGGTCGGAGGGGTTCTCCAGCAGCTTGGTCTCCTTGAAGCTGCCGCCGTCCAGGCTGACGACCTGCCCGCCCTTGTCGTAGGGGGGCGACTTGTAGGCGATCACGTTGCCGCCGTCCATGCGCAGCGGGGTGATCGTGTAGCCGTCGCCGGCGTCGCCGCGCTGGCCGGTCTGCTTGCCGGTGGCCAGGTCGAAGACGACGATCTCGTTGGTCGAGCCGTACTTGCCGGTGCTGTCGTGCTCCTCGGTCGGGACGTACAGCCGGTCGTTGCCGACCGCGATGCCCGAGCAGTCCTCGACCCGGGAGATGCCGTCGCACTTGGCGGCGTAGTCGTCGCCGGGCGCGGAGATCCGGGTGCGCAGCTGACCGGTCTTGTTGTCGATCGAGAAGAAGTCGGAGATGCCGGAGCCGTCACCGGCGGCGTCGCCGACGTCGGCGGCCACCACCAGCGGGTCGGTCGAGACGACGCTCGCGTACTCGATGCCCTGGGCCATCTTGTACTCGGACAGCACCTTCCCCGACGTGGGGTCGATGGTCTGGATGTGCAGCTGCCGGGCGCCGTACTGGCCGCACTTGCGGACCGCGACCAGCTTGGCACCGCCGCCGTAGCCGGCGTCGTAGCAGGAGTCGGTGGGCTTGGGGGTCCACAGCGCCTTGCCGGTGGCCAGGTCGAAGGCGGCGCCGCCGCTGGTGCTGCCCACGGCGACGGTGTTCGCTCCGACCGTGACGTTGTCGAAGTTGATCGACTGGTCACCGGAGGTGGCGGTCTTCTGCCACAGCTTCTTGCCCGCGGCCAGGTCGATCGCGGCGACCTGGCTGCACCCCTCGGAGGAGTTCTTCGCCGGCATCCTCGGCTGGAAGACCACCGCGGTCCTGCCGTCCTC
Above is a genomic segment from Streptomyces glaucescens containing:
- a CDS encoding helix-turn-helix transcriptional regulator, with amino-acid sequence MGVRLMVVDDHRLLAEALASALKLRGHRVLAAAAPAAGAAELVIARAPEVCLLGTAQPAQPGAFDPVARIKRERPQVAVLVLGPVPSPRGIAAAFAAGASGYVRHDERIEGVERAIMKARAGEAAVAPALLQDAFGELLHPAAQPDDEGQRLLEMLTPREIEVLVRVADGEDTRLIAAGMGIAASTARTHVQRVLMKLGVGSRLEAAALAARTGLLDRAGPVREQRPRDLDS
- a CDS encoding PQQ-binding-like beta-propeller repeat protein, which encodes MTQPPPPPNQPPQEGGSGAPQDQPPQPPQQQPQQPPGFGAPQTPPAPAPQPGYGYPQAPQPPQGSPAAPPGPPQPGYGYPGGQPGPYGGAPGTPPGPYAGPGTPPPGPYAGPGTPPGPYGAPATPPYGQPGAYGQQPGHGFQPPTVPLQPQAATPAGGGRRINPQVAIIVAAVVAIALIVGGGVLYASGKDDGRTDTASSSGGTGGGGDKGGSGGTDGTGGTSSKGSEKAPANPASEVLFQVPMPKVAKDDSVVVEGSWLTDEVYAKSGVAEITGYDVDKGTKAWTIKLPGPVCHASRHMTEDGRTAVVFQPRMPAKNSSEGCSQVAAIDLAAGKKLWQKTATSGDQSINFDNVTVGANTVAVGSTSGGAAFDLATGKALWTPKPTDSCYDAGYGGGAKLVAVRKCGQYGARQLHIQTIDPTSGKVLSEYKMAQGIEYASVVSTDPLVVAADVGDAAGDGSGISDFFSIDNKTGQLRTRISAPGDDYAAKCDGISRVEDCSGIAVGNDRLYVPTEEHDSTGKYGSTNEIVVFDLATGKQTGQRGDAGDGYTITPLRMDGGNVIAYKSPPYDKGGQVVSLDGGSFKETKLLENPSDQTVRGVETSMLPSYAELLYSQGRLFMSETFASSSSYGDEYLAIAFGATG